A genomic stretch from Malus domestica chromosome 15, GDT2T_hap1 includes:
- the LOC114821312 gene encoding putative F-box protein At3g52320, giving the protein MWPLDQPDDYDGQEHMETGFHTGFGYDPMSNEYKVVTFTTYFQEVHEDCRTFLSRHRAIVYTMGCDFWEEINTDSLETETTLFWPEYFQMSFKGMCYWLGIEQDKELFPFDAVGHRFHTNGRLIISFDTSREVFHGIPLPSELQQFV; this is encoded by the coding sequence ATGTGGCCCTTAGACCAGCCGGATGATTACGATGGGCAAGAACATATGGAAACTGGTTTTCATACTGGATTTGGCTATGACCCCATGTCTAATGAGTACAAAGTTGTGACCTTTACTACTTATTTTCAAGAGGTACATGAAGACTGCCGGACTTTTCTTAGTCGGCACAGAGCAATAGTATACACCATGGGTTGTGATTTTTGGGAAGAGATCAACACAGATTCTTTAGAAACCGAAACTACTTTGTTTTGGCCTGAGTATTTCCAGATGTCCTTCAAGGGAATGTGTTATTGGCTGGGAATTGAGCAAGATAAGGAATTATTTCCATTTGACGCAGTTGGGCATCGATTCCATACGAATGGGAGATTGATCATTTCCTTCGATACAAGTCGTGAGGTATTTCACGGTATACCCTTACCATCTGAGCTCCAACAGTTTGTCTGA